The following proteins come from a genomic window of Flavobacterium crocinum:
- a CDS encoding SusC/RagA family TonB-linked outer membrane protein gives MKKLFLISLLVLFIQATFGQTKTITGTVKNKADGFPIPGVSVVIQGTTNGTTTDFDGNYSISVAPGRSLSFSYMGFETVTIKIEGQQKVNVDLSPSMAKLDEVVVVGFASQKKANLTGAVAKVDVKKALGSVPITDITRGLQGTTPGLNISFKSGSIGKQSSVNIRGMGTIVNGEASGSPLILVDGVPGDLSMLNAEDVESMSVLKDAASASIYGARAAFGVILITTKSGKNSKGKVRFAYSNNTGWSNPISLVQFNDPTVELPAMIEAQARAGNANPESFGMNYKTLLPGIINWKEKYAATRNPNDKNMILGEDFDVIGGKEYFYRIWDPHAEMLKKNAVQTLHNLSAQGSLGEKSTFIVSLGLANQDGVMKINNETNQRFNLNLGMTTELASWLTGDFKVLGTFQEYDSPFNYYNNGVDTAGNGYFGYYMRWGSYFPYGTYNGTYFRHAPGYMANASQNESKSNDIRISGRLTAQITKDFNIVGEYSFNTNYSSLKMNGGQVPLWDWWTSAADLVAGKPTSMETANDFVAQSKSSYIRNVANIFGNYTKTLGENHNFKVLGGLNTEWYDFERTYARRNTLLDKTKPEFNLAIGDQFTAPLVANDILNPGLSRYAIAGFFARVNYDYKGKYLLEINGRYDGSSKFPTNEQWGFFPSASVGYRISEESFMEGTRSWLNDLKIRGSVGSIGNQNIANNAFLPVMTNVTTNPNPYWIGSGSTIPPTVNQPSNVDPNLTWEKVTTQDIGIDIRIFNMLGLTFDYYQRDTKGMLAPGKTLPGSFGQAAANTNSGNLRTTGWELALNFNKQINKDINVYADLTLSDNTTEVTEWNNSSKLLGSFYAGQKLGEIWGLETDRLIQSTDQIDATGLIVNGVDYKNIRTGAFRYGPGDVMYKDLNGDGVISRGDGTATNPGDLKVIGNTTPRYQYGVRLGGALYGFDIDAFFQGVGKREYWTTSDLVLPFYNRTDAMYENMNDYWTPENTDAYFPNPYPGHAGNAFGTYAPGSNNFVAQSRYLLDMSYLRLKSMTLGYTFPKSISQKAGFDKIRPYVSGFNLATWKSSKLPVDPEINESESMWGRTFPYSKTWSVGIQLAF, from the coding sequence ATGAAAAAACTATTTCTTATTTCATTGTTGGTTTTGTTCATTCAAGCAACTTTTGGGCAAACAAAAACAATCACTGGAACGGTAAAAAACAAAGCAGACGGATTCCCCATACCTGGCGTCAGTGTAGTTATTCAGGGAACCACCAATGGAACTACAACTGATTTTGACGGTAACTACAGTATCAGTGTAGCGCCAGGACGAAGCCTTAGCTTCAGTTATATGGGTTTTGAAACCGTAACAATCAAAATTGAAGGACAACAAAAAGTAAATGTTGATCTTTCTCCAAGCATGGCAAAACTGGATGAAGTAGTTGTAGTAGGTTTTGCTTCTCAGAAAAAAGCAAATCTTACCGGAGCAGTTGCAAAAGTAGATGTTAAAAAAGCTTTAGGAAGTGTTCCTATTACTGATATTACAAGAGGTTTACAAGGAACTACTCCAGGGCTTAACATTTCTTTTAAGTCTGGTAGTATAGGTAAACAATCAAGTGTTAATATTCGTGGAATGGGAACTATTGTAAACGGAGAAGCCTCAGGGTCACCACTTATTTTAGTAGACGGTGTTCCTGGCGATTTATCAATGTTAAACGCTGAAGATGTAGAATCGATGTCTGTACTTAAAGACGCTGCTTCTGCTTCTATTTATGGTGCTCGTGCTGCATTTGGAGTTATATTAATTACTACTAAAAGTGGTAAAAATTCGAAAGGAAAAGTAAGATTCGCTTACAGCAACAATACAGGATGGAGTAACCCTATTTCTTTAGTTCAGTTTAATGATCCTACAGTAGAACTTCCTGCAATGATTGAAGCTCAGGCCAGAGCCGGGAATGCAAATCCGGAATCTTTTGGTATGAACTACAAAACATTATTGCCTGGTATCATTAACTGGAAAGAAAAATACGCTGCAACAAGAAACCCTAATGACAAAAACATGATCCTGGGAGAAGATTTTGATGTTATTGGAGGAAAAGAATATTTCTACAGAATTTGGGATCCGCATGCTGAAATGTTAAAAAAGAATGCGGTACAAACTCTTCATAATTTATCTGCTCAGGGTTCTTTGGGCGAAAAAAGCACGTTTATTGTTTCCTTAGGTCTTGCTAATCAGGACGGTGTAATGAAAATCAATAACGAAACCAACCAAAGATTCAATCTTAATCTTGGTATGACAACAGAGTTAGCAAGCTGGCTTACAGGAGATTTCAAAGTATTAGGAACTTTCCAGGAATATGACTCTCCTTTTAACTACTATAATAATGGTGTCGATACTGCCGGTAACGGGTATTTCGGATATTATATGCGTTGGGGTTCTTATTTTCCTTATGGAACTTATAATGGAACTTACTTCAGACATGCACCTGGTTATATGGCAAATGCATCTCAAAACGAAAGTAAATCCAATGATATTAGGATAAGCGGAAGACTTACTGCTCAAATTACAAAAGACTTTAATATCGTTGGAGAATATAGCTTTAATACAAATTACTCTAGTCTAAAAATGAACGGTGGTCAGGTTCCTCTTTGGGACTGGTGGACAAGTGCAGCTGACTTAGTTGCCGGAAAACCTACATCAATGGAAACGGCTAATGATTTTGTAGCGCAATCCAAATCATCTTACATAAGAAATGTAGCAAATATCTTTGGAAATTACACTAAAACATTAGGAGAAAACCATAACTTTAAAGTATTAGGAGGTTTAAACACAGAGTGGTATGATTTTGAAAGAACGTATGCTCGTAGAAATACACTTTTGGATAAAACCAAACCTGAATTTAACTTAGCTATTGGTGATCAATTTACTGCACCTCTTGTTGCTAATGACATTTTAAATCCAGGTTTATCCAGATATGCAATTGCAGGATTTTTTGCTCGTGTAAATTACGATTACAAAGGAAAATATTTATTGGAAATAAACGGACGTTATGATGGTTCCTCAAAATTCCCGACTAATGAGCAATGGGGATTCTTCCCTTCTGCTTCTGTTGGATATAGAATTTCTGAAGAAAGTTTCATGGAGGGAACAAGAAGCTGGTTAAATGATTTGAAAATCCGTGGATCTGTTGGTTCAATCGGAAATCAAAATATAGCTAACAATGCCTTTTTACCAGTTATGACTAACGTTACTACTAACCCTAACCCCTATTGGATAGGTAGCGGTTCAACCATTCCTCCTACTGTTAATCAGCCTTCAAATGTTGACCCAAATTTAACTTGGGAAAAGGTAACTACTCAGGATATTGGTATTGATATTCGCATCTTTAATATGCTAGGTTTAACATTTGATTATTATCAACGTGATACTAAAGGAATGTTAGCGCCAGGTAAAACACTTCCGGGTTCATTTGGTCAGGCTGCTGCCAACACCAACTCTGGAAATTTAAGAACGACTGGTTGGGAACTTGCTCTTAACTTTAACAAACAAATAAACAAAGATATTAACGTTTATGCTGACCTTACACTTTCAGATAATACGACAGAAGTAACAGAATGGAACAACTCTTCCAAACTTTTGGGATCTTTTTATGCAGGTCAAAAATTAGGTGAAATCTGGGGATTAGAAACAGACCGATTAATTCAATCAACAGATCAGATTGATGCAACAGGCTTAATAGTAAATGGTGTTGATTACAAAAACATAAGAACTGGTGCTTTTAGATATGGTCCTGGAGATGTAATGTATAAGGATCTAAACGGGGATGGAGTTATCTCAAGAGGAGATGGAACAGCTACGAATCCAGGAGATTTAAAAGTTATTGGTAACACAACTCCTCGTTATCAATATGGAGTTCGTTTAGGTGGTGCTTTATATGGTTTTGATATCGATGCTTTCTTCCAGGGAGTTGGTAAACGTGAATACTGGACCACTTCTGACTTAGTATTACCATTCTACAACAGAACAGATGCTATGTATGAAAACATGAATGATTACTGGACACCAGAAAATACAGATGCTTATTTCCCTAATCCATACCCTGGACATGCCGGTAATGCTTTTGGAACTTACGCTCCTGGATCAAACAATTTTGTGGCGCAATCACGTTATCTGTTAGATATGTCTTACTTACGTTTAAAATCGATGACTCTTGGATATACTTTCCCAAAAAGCATTTCTCAGAAAGCTGGATTTGATAAAATAAGACCGTATGTTTCTGGTTTCAACTTAGCTACCTGGAAAAGCAGCAAATTACCTGTAGATCCTGAAATTAATGAAAGCGAATCTATGTGGGGAAGAACTTTCCCTTATTCTAAAACGTGGTCAGTAGGTATACAACTTGCATTTTAA
- a CDS encoding DeoR/GlpR family DNA-binding transcription regulator: MLKAERHKYIMTKLVEEQKVVTTDLALALDLSEDTIRRDLNELDSKKLLEKVYGGAVQVTEKSTDVFNINISGEDEKKRIVTKALSLLHDDQVIIMSGGSTNLVFAKLIPADLKATIYTYSLPIAMQLSQHPNIDLIFIGGKMQKNAMVTIGMDVIQVVSKIKADICFIGASSINIKQGLTEIGYEISIVKKAMIEASDRVVSMFSSDKLNTKMPHVVCDLKQLDTIVTDLDPEDISLEEYRKSGVFIL, encoded by the coding sequence ATGCTGAAAGCCGAAAGACATAAATATATCATGACGAAACTTGTTGAAGAACAAAAAGTTGTCACAACTGATTTGGCTTTGGCTCTGGATTTATCGGAGGACACAATTAGGAGAGATTTAAACGAACTGGATAGTAAAAAGCTCTTAGAGAAGGTTTACGGTGGGGCAGTGCAGGTAACGGAAAAATCGACCGACGTTTTTAATATTAATATATCCGGCGAGGACGAAAAGAAGAGGATAGTTACAAAAGCATTGTCTTTACTTCATGATGATCAGGTGATTATAATGAGCGGCGGAAGCACTAATTTAGTTTTTGCAAAGCTAATTCCGGCAGATTTAAAAGCTACTATTTATACTTATAGTCTTCCAATAGCAATGCAGTTATCACAGCATCCAAATATTGATCTGATCTTTATTGGGGGGAAAATGCAGAAAAATGCAATGGTAACAATTGGTATGGATGTGATTCAGGTAGTATCAAAAATTAAAGCTGACATTTGCTTTATAGGCGCCAGCAGTATTAATATAAAACAAGGTTTGACAGAGATTGGATATGAAATCTCAATTGTTAAAAAAGCCATGATAGAAGCTTCTGACAGAGTGGTTTCGATGTTTTCTTCTGATAAACTGAATACGAAAATGCCTCATGTCGTTTGCGATTTAAAACAATTGGATACTATTGTCACTGATTTAGATCCGGAAGATATCAGTCTTGAAGAATATAGAAAATCCGGAGTTTTTATACTTTAA
- a CDS encoding alpha/beta hydrolase, which produces MKSHSSTPNRLQKSEETLFIKKHKVKTLYTLYLILLFFSAKAATVDTIQVFSPSMNKNIKSCVIFPESYKKMDKKFPVVYLLHGYSGNYGSWAKDFKELKSQVDQYNFIVVGVDGNYSSWYFDSPIDPNFKYETYVIKELVPYIDKKYKTLANRENRAISGLSMGGHGALYLSFKHQDVFGAAGSMSGGVDFRPFPDNWDIKKRLGTITEFPENWDKNTVTNMLDLVKDNNLKLIIDCGVDDFFMEVNRQLHAKMLTLKINHDYIERPGKHDLKYWENSLKFQLLFFNNFFNDKIKN; this is translated from the coding sequence ATGAAAAGCCATTCCTCTACTCCAAATAGACTTCAAAAAAGTGAGGAAACCTTATTTATAAAAAAGCATAAGGTAAAAACACTTTATACCTTATATTTAATTCTCTTGTTTTTTTCTGCAAAAGCAGCTACAGTTGACACAATTCAGGTTTTTAGCCCTTCAATGAATAAGAATATAAAAAGCTGTGTTATATTCCCGGAGAGTTATAAAAAAATGGATAAAAAATTTCCCGTGGTTTATCTACTTCATGGATATAGCGGAAATTATGGTTCCTGGGCAAAAGATTTCAAAGAACTAAAAAGTCAGGTAGATCAATATAATTTTATTGTAGTAGGCGTAGACGGAAATTACTCAAGCTGGTATTTTGACAGTCCAATTGATCCTAATTTTAAGTATGAAACTTATGTTATAAAAGAATTAGTTCCTTATATAGACAAAAAATACAAGACTCTTGCCAATCGTGAAAACAGAGCAATTTCAGGGTTAAGTATGGGAGGACATGGCGCTTTGTATTTGTCTTTCAAACATCAGGATGTATTTGGAGCAGCTGGAAGTATGAGCGGTGGAGTAGATTTCAGACCATTTCCTGATAACTGGGATATTAAAAAACGTCTTGGCACTATCACGGAATTTCCTGAGAATTGGGATAAAAATACCGTTACCAATATGCTTGATTTGGTAAAAGACAATAATTTAAAGTTGATTATCGATTGTGGGGTTGATGATTTTTTTATGGAAGTAAACAGACAGCTTCATGCTAAAATGTTAACCTTAAAAATAAATCACGATTATATAGAACGCCCGGGAAAACATGATCTTAAATATTGGGAAAACTCTTTAAAGTTTCAGTTGCTGTTCTTTAATAATTTTTTCAACGACAAAATAAAAAATTAG
- a CDS encoding outer membrane protein assembly factor BamB family protein produces MKNLFSRILLLFIIVSGFSQNPEKSENIKFIQLTDLHVSVGNDNDFLLQNIVKEINNSDFEFAIVTGDLTNRGADDELKQVHSILSKLKIPYYVISGNHETNWSESAGLTYKKIFGEDRFVFSKGDYVFIGFPCGPYMKMGDGFVKHEDVLWLDKTLKENLKNSNKKVLNFAHYPLDNSVSNYKEVLSVLEKYPTVATFCGHGHTLRKYDFSGLSGIMGTSITSLDGKTKSYNQVIISKDSISIYQKEIDKPGVFRFSVPSKPSKITIPKDSLAMQSPFIKDIASIYSLPAFDKKNLYFTNSIGEIKSVNLKNKSVNWKTETGNSIYFSPIIVKNNLVIGTIEGNLQGFDTQSGKQKWTIPVGGVLVGSPIAENNKIYTASSTAFICADAVTGKVIWQNNLPASYSQGVPLIQGDKIIFGVWDSYVYCLDKNTGKLIWKWNNGNDKQILYSAGNVNMVATKSRLYFVTPQRFLTILDIETGKTLLRTSKWKIRESMGKSQDGKWFYGKTMDGELVRVPLNDTIELTEENVIAQSKVLDLKLGYEHNPAGIVENKNKIYIGSRKGEVIIVDAAKFEIIKQINLGSSSVNGFAVDDKGQVWASLIEGGIFLLE; encoded by the coding sequence ATGAAAAATCTATTTTCAAGAATATTATTGCTTTTTATAATAGTTTCCGGTTTTTCTCAAAATCCGGAAAAATCAGAAAATATCAAGTTTATACAGCTTACCGACCTGCATGTTTCAGTAGGAAATGATAATGATTTTTTACTGCAGAATATCGTAAAAGAAATCAATAATTCTGATTTTGAATTTGCAATTGTAACCGGAGATTTGACTAATCGTGGTGCCGATGATGAATTAAAACAAGTTCATTCCATACTTTCTAAATTAAAAATACCTTATTATGTAATTTCAGGAAACCATGAAACAAACTGGAGTGAAAGCGCCGGTTTGACTTATAAAAAAATATTTGGAGAGGATCGGTTTGTATTTTCAAAAGGAGATTATGTTTTTATTGGATTTCCATGCGGGCCGTACATGAAAATGGGCGACGGATTTGTGAAACACGAAGATGTGCTTTGGCTCGATAAAACCTTAAAAGAAAATCTTAAAAACAGCAATAAAAAAGTGCTGAATTTTGCTCATTATCCGTTAGATAACAGCGTCAGCAATTACAAAGAGGTACTTTCGGTTTTAGAAAAATATCCAACTGTTGCCACTTTTTGCGGTCACGGACATACCTTAAGAAAATATGATTTCTCTGGTTTGAGCGGTATAATGGGAACTTCTATCACTTCGCTTGACGGAAAAACAAAAAGTTATAATCAGGTAATTATCAGCAAAGACAGTATCAGTATCTATCAAAAAGAAATAGATAAACCGGGAGTTTTTAGATTTTCGGTTCCGTCAAAACCTTCTAAAATTACAATCCCGAAAGATAGCTTGGCAATGCAATCTCCTTTTATAAAAGATATTGCTTCTATTTACAGCCTTCCGGCATTTGATAAAAAGAACCTTTATTTTACAAATTCTATTGGAGAAATAAAATCGGTAAATTTGAAAAACAAAAGTGTGAACTGGAAAACCGAAACAGGAAATTCAATTTATTTTTCGCCCATCATTGTAAAAAATAATTTAGTTATTGGTACTATCGAAGGAAATCTGCAAGGTTTTGATACACAATCCGGAAAACAAAAATGGACAATTCCGGTTGGCGGTGTTTTGGTAGGTTCGCCAATTGCAGAAAACAATAAAATTTATACAGCGAGTTCAACAGCTTTTATTTGTGCAGATGCTGTAACGGGTAAAGTAATCTGGCAAAATAATTTACCAGCATCTTATTCGCAAGGAGTTCCTTTAATACAAGGCGATAAAATAATTTTTGGAGTTTGGGACTCGTACGTGTATTGCTTGGACAAAAACACAGGAAAACTAATCTGGAAATGGAATAATGGTAATGATAAGCAAATTCTGTATTCGGCCGGAAATGTCAATATGGTTGCAACAAAAAGCCGACTTTATTTTGTTACGCCACAGCGTTTCTTAACCATTTTAGATATTGAAACGGGGAAAACGCTTTTAAGAACTTCTAAATGGAAAATTAGAGAATCAATGGGGAAAAGCCAGGACGGCAAATGGTTTTATGGCAAAACAATGGATGGAGAACTGGTAAGAGTACCATTGAACGATACTATTGAGTTGACAGAAGAAAATGTAATTGCACAAAGTAAAGTTCTGGATCTAAAATTAGGATACGAGCACAATCCTGCAGGAATAGTAGAAAATAAGAATAAAATTTATATTGGAAGCCGAAAAGGAGAAGTGATAATCGTCGATGCAGCCAAATTTGAAATCATCAAACAAATTAATCTGGGAAGTTCAAGTGTAAACGGATTTGCAGTTGATGATAAAGGACAAGTCTGGGCTTCACTAATTGAAGGCGGAATCTTTTTGTTGGAATAA
- a CDS encoding glycoside hydrolase family 10 protein, translating to MKNLKFIILILLFQTKLFSQESPKREMRAAWISTVDNIDWPSKPGLSDKQMKAEMISILDNLRSNNLNTVIFQIRPTADAYYKSTKEPASHWITGTQGVAPGFDPLQMMIDEAGKRGMNVHVWLNPYRVQKDTVKDVLTKSHLYFKKPELFLTYGKSRYFNPGYKETRDFVSSVVGEIVRNYDIQAVHMDDYFYPYKIEGQEFPDEKAFAKEPRQFKDKDDWRRDNVDLIIKQIRDTIIANKPEVEFGISPFGVWRNIAKDSQGSNTKAGATNYDDLYADILKWQKENWIDYVTPQLYWHIGFDRANFEILAKWWAEHKYGAKVYVGHGDYKISNTAKEPEWRSPDQIVKQIEMIRKMPLIDGSMHFTANSFFKKGDTLRNALIEKQYKYIALTPEANRITRIKPNAPTNAVIAKKGDKAVLSWKAEMYDKKYVIYRFSKGKITDFSNSANIYYVTTLTKLEVPNPDLENYVYAVSALSQTQTESIPVEFATK from the coding sequence ATGAAAAACCTAAAATTCATAATCCTAATATTGCTCTTTCAAACAAAACTTTTCAGTCAGGAATCTCCCAAAAGAGAAATGCGTGCAGCGTGGATTTCTACCGTAGATAATATCGACTGGCCATCAAAACCAGGTTTGTCAGACAAACAGATGAAAGCTGAAATGATTAGCATTTTGGATAATTTGCGATCTAATAATTTAAACACCGTAATTTTTCAAATCCGACCAACGGCTGATGCATATTACAAATCAACAAAAGAACCAGCTTCGCATTGGATAACCGGAACTCAAGGCGTTGCTCCCGGATTTGATCCGTTGCAAATGATGATTGATGAAGCAGGAAAAAGAGGAATGAACGTTCATGTTTGGCTGAATCCGTATCGAGTACAAAAAGACACTGTAAAAGATGTATTGACTAAATCTCATTTATATTTTAAGAAACCAGAACTGTTTTTAACCTACGGAAAATCAAGATATTTTAATCCGGGTTACAAAGAAACCAGAGATTTTGTGTCTTCTGTAGTAGGCGAGATTGTTCGAAATTATGATATTCAGGCCGTTCACATGGACGATTATTTTTATCCGTATAAAATAGAAGGACAAGAATTTCCGGATGAAAAAGCTTTCGCTAAAGAACCTCGTCAGTTTAAAGACAAAGACGATTGGCGAAGAGATAATGTTGATTTAATCATCAAGCAAATCAGAGATACTATTATAGCCAATAAACCAGAAGTTGAATTTGGAATTTCGCCTTTCGGTGTATGGCGTAATATTGCGAAAGATTCTCAGGGTTCTAACACTAAGGCAGGAGCCACCAATTATGATGATTTGTATGCCGACATTTTAAAATGGCAGAAAGAAAACTGGATCGATTATGTAACACCGCAATTGTACTGGCACATAGGTTTTGACAGAGCTAATTTTGAAATTTTGGCAAAATGGTGGGCAGAACATAAATATGGTGCAAAAGTTTATGTTGGTCATGGCGATTATAAAATTTCGAATACCGCAAAAGAGCCGGAATGGAGGAGTCCGGATCAAATAGTAAAACAAATAGAAATGATTCGTAAAATGCCTTTGATAGACGGTTCGATGCATTTTACAGCAAATTCATTTTTCAAAAAAGGCGATACGTTAAGAAATGCTTTAATTGAAAAACAATATAAATATATTGCTTTAACTCCTGAAGCAAACAGAATTACAAGAATAAAACCAAATGCGCCAACCAATGCAGTAATTGCTAAAAAAGGCGATAAAGCAGTTTTAAGCTGGAAAGCCGAAATGTACGATAAGAAATATGTGATTTACAGATTTTCAAAAGGAAAAATTACTGATTTCTCCAATTCGGCAAATATTTATTACGTGACTACGCTTACAAAATTGGAAGTTCCAAATCCTGATTTAGAAAATTATGTTTATGCTGTTTCAGCTTTAAGTCAGACCCAAACGGAAAGTATTCCAGTAGAATTTGCAACAAAATAA
- a CDS encoding serine hydrolase domain-containing protein yields MKNRTFKIVFAFLIFSGISGYAQKNSKKSFDVKRNEVYIDSMMTNAIEKGFFPGAQVMVGNKDAVFISKNYGFQDCSKKHAVKNEDVYDLASMSKVLGATLVTMRLVGEDKIKLTDRVGDAVPFFKNTPIADLTLFELLTHTSGLKASITFYQSLLSTPDGSPLLSDKKSAEYPELFDTMYVNKNIIYDVNYLSFTPKENWIQVYKNMWLNPEFYKTVYEQIANANVNPRGKYVYSDLNLLLVKEMIEAKTGKKLDQLTNEIYTELGISKIGYNPLKWTSIENVMPTELDNFFRKDTIRGYVHDEAAAIFGGVSGNAGLFANAQSIAVICQMLLNDGKFQGKQILNAKVVKEFTQSPLAKEGIYRGLGFDKRKPDEFFKADDFGHTGFTGTFFFMNPDNNRFLIVLTNRVNPTRTNRLMYKDDFMAKIWKQINN; encoded by the coding sequence ATGAAAAATAGAACATTTAAAATTGTATTCGCTTTTTTGATTTTTTCAGGAATAAGTGGTTATGCTCAGAAAAATTCCAAAAAATCTTTTGATGTAAAACGAAATGAAGTTTATATCGATTCAATGATGACCAATGCGATTGAGAAAGGATTTTTTCCTGGAGCTCAGGTTATGGTGGGAAACAAGGATGCTGTTTTTATTTCGAAAAATTATGGCTTTCAGGATTGCTCTAAAAAACACGCTGTGAAAAATGAGGATGTTTACGATCTGGCTTCGATGTCTAAAGTTTTGGGCGCAACGTTAGTAACTATGCGTTTGGTCGGAGAGGATAAAATAAAATTGACGGACAGAGTAGGCGACGCAGTGCCTTTTTTTAAAAACACTCCAATTGCCGATTTAACGCTTTTTGAATTATTAACACATACTTCAGGATTAAAAGCCAGCATTACTTTTTATCAAAGTCTGCTTTCAACACCCGATGGTTCGCCGCTTTTGAGTGATAAAAAATCTGCAGAATATCCGGAATTGTTTGATACTATGTATGTAAACAAAAATATAATTTACGATGTCAATTATCTTTCGTTTACACCCAAAGAAAATTGGATTCAGGTTTATAAAAATATGTGGCTGAATCCTGAATTTTACAAAACAGTTTATGAGCAGATTGCTAATGCAAATGTTAATCCACGAGGAAAATATGTGTACAGCGATTTAAATTTACTTTTGGTAAAGGAAATGATCGAAGCCAAAACAGGAAAAAAACTCGATCAATTGACTAATGAAATTTACACAGAATTGGGTATTTCTAAAATTGGATACAATCCTTTAAAATGGACATCTATTGAAAATGTAATGCCGACAGAATTAGATAATTTCTTTAGAAAAGATACTATTAGAGGCTATGTTCATGATGAAGCCGCTGCAATTTTTGGAGGTGTTTCAGGAAATGCAGGCTTGTTTGCCAATGCTCAATCCATTGCTGTTATCTGTCAAATGTTATTAAATGACGGAAAATTTCAAGGAAAACAAATTCTGAATGCGAAGGTGGTAAAAGAATTTACACAATCGCCTTTAGCAAAAGAAGGAATCTACCGCGGACTTGGCTTTGATAAAAGAAAACCAGATGAATTTTTCAAAGCAGATGATTTTGGTCACACGGGTTTTACAGGAACTTTTTTCTTTATGAACCCGGACAATAACAGATTTCTCATTGTTCTAACCAATCGCGTAAATCCAACAAGAACCAACAGATTAATGTACAAGGATGATTTTATGGCAAAAATCTGGAAGCAGATTAATAATTAA